A region from the Chelmon rostratus isolate fCheRos1 chromosome 6, fCheRos1.pri, whole genome shotgun sequence genome encodes:
- the isg20 gene encoding apoptosis-enhancing nuclease — MAGLLSNYQYSCKKSMMLCAMENARARKKCQREIITSKKRKITDNHNDPLDAYILVKKSKGSSADQESQSTLNSENKSTNISKPGLSVSEPRASDHHSLVTALRDSWEVDSGFSSEASPPASGRSSPCLSSCTTTVVALDCEMVGTGPGGRCSELARCSILDYHGNVLYDKYVRPRQPVTDYRTRWSGIRSHHLHNATPFTQAREEVLSILEGKVVVGHSIYNDFEALDMLHPGHMVRDTSTTRLLSRLAGFPRERCPSLKILASKLLNRRIQAGRRGHCSVEDAQAALDLYKLVEGEWEQELQNKLRDDDAPHEPSFAASNHYMQDEYWPDDITAESQ; from the exons ATGGCGGGTCTTCTCAGCAACTACCAGTATTCGTGCAAAAAATCCATGATGCTTTGTGCCATGGAGAATGCGAGAGCTAGGAAGAAATGCCAGAGAGAGATAATAACCagcaagaagaggaaaataacaGACAACCACAACGACCCACTGGATGCATATATACTGGTCAAAAAAAGTAAAGGGAGCAGTGCAGACCAGGAAAGTCAAAGCACTCTGAACTCTGAAAACAAGAGCACTAACATATCTAAACCTGGACTCTCTGTGTCTGAGCCCAGAGCTTCGGACCACCACAGTTTAGTCACAGCCCTCAGAGACAGCTGGGAGGTGGACAGTGGTTTCTCCTCTGAGGCGAGTCCTCCGGCCAGTGGTCGGAGTTCGCCGTGCCTCAGCTCGTGCACGACCACGGTGGTGGCGCTGGACTGCGAGATGGTGGGGACGGGGCCCGGTGGGCGCTGCAGCGAGCTGGCGCGCTGCAGCATCCTGGACTATCACGGCAACGTATTGTATGATAAATATGTCAGACCGCGTCAGCCCGTCACAGACTACAGGACTCGATGGAGTGGCATCCGGAGTCATCACCTGCACAACGCCACACCCTTCACTCAAGCCAGGGAGGAG GTCCTCAGTATACTTGAGGGCAAAGTGGTCGTCGGCCACTCCATCTACAACGACTTTGAGGCGTTGGACATGCTCCACCCGGGTCACATGGTCAGGGACACAAGTACGACGCGTCTACTCAGTCGCTTGGCTGGTTTCCCCCGCGAACGCTGCCCCTCCCTCAAAATCTTGGCCAGTAAGCTGCTGAACAGGAGGATCCAG GCGGGGAGGAGAGGTCACTGTTCGGTGGAGGACGCTCAGGCCGCCCTCGACCTCTACAAGCTGGTGGAGGGCGAGTgggagcaggagctgcagaacaAGCTGAGGGACGACGACGCTCCGCACGAGCCAAGCTTCGCCGCCTCAAACCACTACATGCAGGACGAGTACTGGCCAGATGATATCACAGCTGAGAGCCAATGA